In the Alistipes provencensis genome, GCCCGGGGTACCCGTGTACACCGAACCCACGACCAGCGCATCGAAAGGCAAGGGACGCGGAACGGTGGAGCAGGTCTACACGCAGATCAACGACGACCTGACGGCTGCCCTGACGCGTTTCGAGGAGTGCGGCATCGCGCAGGAGCACATTTCCAACCTCGACTACTACGCCACGAGTCTGCTCAAAGCCCGTGTCGCGCTGGTGCAGAACGACTGGCCGACGGCCGCCGAGGCCGCTGCCGAGGCGATGAAGAAACCGGGCCGTTCGCTGCTCAGCAGGACCGACGCCACGGTCATAAAGGGCACGTTCGACGACGCGACGAGGAACTGGACCACGGGCAAGACGCCGTTCAACTCCGTGGCCTCGAGCTCGGTGCTGTGGGGTGCGGAGATGCTCTCGGAACAGTCTACCGTCTATGCGTCGTTCTTCTCCAACATGGACGCCTGCACCGATGTCTACTATGCGGCCGAGACGCCCAAGTGCATCAGCAACTGGCTCTATGCCCAGATTCCCGACACCGATGTCCGCAAAGGGTGGTGGAACGGCAATATCGGCATTCCGGCCGAGGACTGGAGCTACGGCGCCAACATCAACTACAACCAGCACAAGTTCCAATGGGCCGACCAGAAGGCGCACAAGGGCGATTATATCTTCATGCGGCTGGAGGAGGCTTACCTCATCCGTGCCGAGGCGCTGTGCCGTATGGGTGCCGAATACGAGGACGAGGCCCGCAGCGCGCTGCTCGAACTGGGTTCGCGCCGCGACACGGAATATGCCAAGCGCATCGAGACGCTGACGGGCGGCACCCAGACCTTCGCCACGACGGGCGTCGTGAAGACCCTGCTCGACGAGATCATCCTCCAGCGCCGCATCGAGCTGTGGGGCGAAGCCGGGCGCATCTTCGACATCCTGCGTCTGGCGAAGGGGTGGACGCGCTATTGGGAGGTGAACGGTGAGAAGAGCAACCACACCAATTACCTGAGCAAATATGCCGAGTACCTCAGTTTCCCGGCCGACTATCTCGAGTGCATCATGATGATCCCGCAGGCCGAGATCGACAACAACCCCAACATCACGGCCGCCGATCAGAATCCCTATGTTCAATCCTAAATGCGTATAAGCGATGAAATCATTCCATATGGTTGCGCTGCTTGCCGTCGCGGCGCTTGCCGCAGTGTCCGGATGCAGTGACGACGTGAAGAAAACGACCTATTCGGGCAGTTCGGGCTTCGGGTTTGCGGCTTCGGTGCTCAATGTGGAGGTCGGTTCGGCGAATGCCAACCAGATTCTCGTGCCGATCTACCGCGGCACCGAGGACATGCAGGTCGCCGAGCTGCAATTCGAGTACGACATCTCCAAGGCGGGGGCTTCCGAACCGTACTGGTCCGATGCCGATCCCGCGGGCATTTTCTCGCTGACCACCCAGCGGGTGATCTTCGCCGACGGGGCGAAGGTGGCCTATGCGCTGGTGCGTTTCACGAACCTCGACCTGCTGGGCATCACCACCAAATACAAGATGCGCCTGACGATCAAGGACTCCCTGAGCCCTTCGAAGCGCGATCAGGTGACGCTGTCCGTGAGCCGCCAGTTGACGTTCGATTATCTGGGCAAGTGCGATTACCACGATGCCTGCGTCTTCGACGGCATCTACAAGGCCGACATTTACCGGGCTCGGGAGGCGGAGATTTACCGCGTGATGGACCCCTATACCGAGGGGCTTATCAAGGAGGAGTATGCCGAGAACGGCTGGATGGGAACCCCGTCGGCCTATGTGCAGTTTGCCGTCGATGCCAACGGGCAGATCACTTACGAACCGTTCTGTACGGGCATGATGGTCAATGCGAAATATACGGCCTATGCCTATTATCCGGGTGAATATATCTGGGGAAAGGATTTTTCGGATTACAACAAGGAAAATAAAAAGCTGTCGGACAAAGTGTTACAGCTTTATCCGGTCTACTGTCTGCCCGAATACCAATACGGATTTCTCAACGACGGAGCCTATCCGCTGACCGTTACATTGCCATAAAGGAGCGGTAAATAAGCGATTTAGGCGATTATTTAAGAATTTTTATTTATATTTGCGAAAGATAGGTCTTTCGCATGGATAGGCGGCGCCCGACAGAGCCGACAAAATCGACTCTGTCTGTGGCCCGCGCTGTCTTTGTCTGAGTTTACAGGTTAAAAACAGGTTAGTTATGAGTGAGAAATTGTACATTTTCGACACCACGCTCCGCGATGGTGAGCAGGTCCCCGGCTGTCAACTGAACACCACCGAAAAAATCGAAGTCGCCAAACTGCTCGAAAACCTCGGTGTGGACGTGATCGAGGCCGGTTTTCCGATCTCCAGCCCCGGGGATTTCAATTCCGTGCTGGAAATTTCCAAAGCCGTTTCCGAACCGACGATCTGTGCGCTGACCCGCGCCGTGGAGAAGGATATCGATGTGGCGGCCGACGCCCTGCGACTTGCCAAGCACAAACGTATCCATACGGGTATCGGCGTGTCGCCGCAGCACATCTACGACAAACTGCGCTCCACGCCCGAGAAGATTCTCGAACGGGCTGTCGAGGCGGTGAAATATGCCAAACGCTATGTCGAGGACGTGGAGTTCTATGCCGAGGATGCCGGACGCGCCGATGTCGAGTATCTGGCCCGCGTGGTCGAGGCGGCCATTGCCGCCGGTGCCACCGTGGTCAACATCCCCGACACGACGGGCTACTGCCTCCCGAGCGAATACGGCGCCAAGATCAAATACCTCGTCGACCATGTGTCCAACATCGACCGGGCCATCATTTCGACCCACTGCCACAACGATCTGGGCATGGCCACGGCCAATACGCTGAGCGGCGTCCTGAACGGCGCCCGGCAGGCCGAGGTGACGATCAACGGCATCGGCGAGCGCGCCGGCAACACCTCGCTCGAAGAGGTGGTGATGACGCTGCGCTGCCACAAGGATGTCAATATCGACACGAATATCAACTCGCAGCTCATCACCAAGGCTTCGCACTTGGTGTCGAGCCTGATGAACATGCCCGTACAGCCCAACAAGGCCATCGTGGGCCGCAACGCCTTCGCCCACTCGTCGGGCATCCATCAGGACGGCGTGCTGAAACAGCGCCAGACCTACGAGATCATCGACCCGCAGGATATCGGGCTCAACGAGTCGGTCATCGCCCTCACGGCCCGCAGCGGCCGTGCGGCCCTCGTCCATAGGCTCGAACTGCTGGGCTACGACCTCACGCCGGAGGAGCTGGACGCCACTTACGAGAAATTCCTCGTGCTGGCCGACAAGAAAAAGGAGATTCACGATTACGACCTGCTGTACCTCGTGGGCGACATCGACCGCATGAAACAGCAGTCCGTGGCGCTGAAATTCCTGCAGGTGACCACCGGAACGCTGGTTCCGACGGCTACCGTGGTGCTGAAATTCGGCGACCACGAACGTATGGCCATCGCCACGGGCAACGGCCCGGTCGACGCCGCGGTCTCGGCCATCAAGAAGCTTATCAACGAGAAGGTCGTGCTTTCGGAGTTCCTGATGCAGGCCATCACGCGGGGTTCGAACGACGTGGGCCGCGTCCATGTGCAGGTCGAGTGCGGTAGCCGCACCGTCCACGGATTCGCCGCGCATACCGACACCACGCGGGCTTCGATCGAGGCATTCCTCGACGCCCTGCGGGCACTCAATGTAACCGAAAAGATCGAAGAGGAGAATTGATATGGGACGAACACTTTTGGACAAGATTTGGGACGCACACACCGTGCGCATCGAGGACGGCGGCCGCTGCGTGCTCTACATCGACCGGCAGTATATCCACGAGGTAACATCGCCCGTGGCCTTCGGGGGCATCGAACGCCGGGGCTTCGGCGTGGCTCGCCCGGCGCAGATCACCGCCACGGCCGACCATAACATCCCGACCGTCGACCAGCACCTCCCGATCGAGGAGCCCGAGTCGC is a window encoding:
- a CDS encoding RagB/SusD family nutrient uptake outer membrane protein, with product MKKIRYILLCLVACAGLSGCGDLMETDPSNEVDKSLILKDVNAVKVAMNGVYSTMYNRIDFVTANAHQCFGNMAVTLCAEVMGDDMIQTAQGPGWFWKDYNYEARVRYTSKIWRSYFTWKYFYEIISNVNYILSVEHTATGDENELKCVMAQAYAARAFAYFMLIQSFQQTYKKHETWPGVPVYTEPTTSASKGKGRGTVEQVYTQINDDLTAALTRFEECGIAQEHISNLDYYATSLLKARVALVQNDWPTAAEAAAEAMKKPGRSLLSRTDATVIKGTFDDATRNWTTGKTPFNSVASSSVLWGAEMLSEQSTVYASFFSNMDACTDVYYAAETPKCISNWLYAQIPDTDVRKGWWNGNIGIPAEDWSYGANINYNQHKFQWADQKAHKGDYIFMRLEEAYLIRAEALCRMGAEYEDEARSALLELGSRRDTEYAKRIETLTGGTQTFATTGVVKTLLDEIILQRRIELWGEAGRIFDILRLAKGWTRYWEVNGEKSNHTNYLSKYAEYLSFPADYLECIMMIPQAEIDNNPNITAADQNPYVQS
- a CDS encoding 2-isopropylmalate synthase, yielding MSEKLYIFDTTLRDGEQVPGCQLNTTEKIEVAKLLENLGVDVIEAGFPISSPGDFNSVLEISKAVSEPTICALTRAVEKDIDVAADALRLAKHKRIHTGIGVSPQHIYDKLRSTPEKILERAVEAVKYAKRYVEDVEFYAEDAGRADVEYLARVVEAAIAAGATVVNIPDTTGYCLPSEYGAKIKYLVDHVSNIDRAIISTHCHNDLGMATANTLSGVLNGARQAEVTINGIGERAGNTSLEEVVMTLRCHKDVNIDTNINSQLITKASHLVSSLMNMPVQPNKAIVGRNAFAHSSGIHQDGVLKQRQTYEIIDPQDIGLNESVIALTARSGRAALVHRLELLGYDLTPEELDATYEKFLVLADKKKEIHDYDLLYLVGDIDRMKQQSVALKFLQVTTGTLVPTATVVLKFGDHERMAIATGNGPVDAAVSAIKKLINEKVVLSEFLMQAITRGSNDVGRVHVQVECGSRTVHGFAAHTDTTRASIEAFLDALRALNVTEKIEEEN